From the Sphingomonas brevis genome, the window AGCACGCGCATGACCGTGGAGGTGATGGTCAATGGCCAGGGCCCCTATCATTTCCTGGTCGATAGCGGCGCCGATACGTCGGTGGTTGGCCTTAAGATCGCCCGCGACCTGCAACTCAAGGCCGGGACGCCATTGGTGTTGAACGGGATGACAGCCACCAGCATCGTCGATAGCGTGGTCGTCGACGAGCTGGCGCTCGGCCAAAGCAGGGTTCACGACCTGGAAGTCCCCGTCCTTCGCGAGGAGGATCTGGGCGGCCAGGGCATGTTGGGGATTGATTCCCTGATCAACCAGCGGCTGATGATGGATTTCGAAAAACTGGTGATCAAAGTCGAGGACGCCCATGAACCCGCACAGGTGCTGGACGGGGAGATAGTAGTGACCGCCCGCCGGCAACGCGGCCAGCTGATCTTGACCGAGGTCACCGCCGTCAAGCTGCCGATCGAAGCGGTGATCGATACCGGATCTGAAATCACGATCGGCAATGTGGCGCTCCGCGACAAGCTGATCAGGCGCAACCGCGACAAATTCTTCACTGTCGCAACCACCGGAGTCACCGGGGTGACGGTCAACCTGGAAATGGCTCGCATCGCCGAGCTCAAGCTGGGCGGGATCACTTTGCGCAACGTGCCGATTGCCTTCGCCGATGTGCCGCCGTTCAAGGTGTTCGGCCTGCACAAGGAGCCGGCGCTGCTGTTGGGCACCGACCTCTTGGAAACCTTCCGCCGGGTGTCGCTCGACTTTAGGGCGCGAAAGGTCCGGTTCCAGCTCAGGAAGTGCGGGTCGAGCGGAGTCGAGGTCACGACTGCCCCCACGTCGGCCTTCATGCGCGTCTCATCCGGTGACAATGGCGCGGTTTGCCGGCGATAGCCGGTTCTTCAGATTGCGGTTGCGCCTCCCAACCGCGTTGGTGTATTAAGTAAGCAACACGCTTAAAGGAGGACAGGATGAATCGTCGTTTCGTTACCGCCGGTGCGGTCGCATTGCTTGCCGGGGCGTGCCACGTCGGATCCAAGGCCGAGAGCCGCGAAGCCGGCCCGGAAGTAAGCCGCACCTATCAGGTCGGCGCGTTCGACAAGCTGGCGGTCTCCGGCCCCTATGAAGTCAATGTGGTCAGTGGCGGCCAGGGCGCGATCAGCGCCAAGGGCGGGGCCAATCTGCTCGACGAAACCGAGGTGGTGGTCGAAAACGGGACGCTCAAGATCCGGCCGAAGAAGCGCAACGGAATCCATTTCAACTGGCACAACGGCAAGGCCGTCTTCACGGTCAATGCCGCGGCGCTGCACGGCGCCGCGATCGCCGGATCGGGCGGCGTCACGATCGACAAGGTTGCCGGTGATTTCGACGGCGACGTCGCCGGTTCGGGCGACCTCAAGCTGGCGTCCATCGCCGGCGGCAAGATCAAGCTGGCGATCGCCGGATCGGGCGGGATCGATGCCACCGGCAAGGCCGACGCCGTACATCTTTCGATCGCCGGATCGGGAGACATTCGCGCCGGCGGCCTGAGCAGCCGCACTGCCGACGTATCGATCGCCGGATCGGGCAACATCGCCGCGCATGCCAGCGAAAGCGCCGACGTGTCGATCATGGGTTCAGGCGACGTCGACATCGGCGGCGGGGCCAAGTGCAAGGTGTCCAAGGCCGGGTCGGGCAACGTAAGCTGTTCCTGACAGCCGATCGTAACCCATCCTTAACCATGAACCGTGAGGATGGGCGGATGATCGATCGTCTGCCTATCCTTGCGCTGCTGGCGCTCGCCAGCCTGCCGGCTCCGTCGGCGGTTCGCGCAGCTACGCCGGCGACCCGGAACTATTCGGTCACCAGCTTCGACCGGATCCGGATCGACGGTCCGTACAAGGTCGAACTCAAAACCAATGTGTCGCCCTACGCCCGCGCGACCGGATCGCCGCTGTCGCTCGACGGCCTGTCGATTGGGGTCGAGGGGAGGACATTGATCGTTCGGCAAGGAAGCGGCGGCTGGGGAGGCTATTCCGGTGAGAACCGTGGCCCGGTGACGATTGCGGTCGGCACGCCCGATCTTCGCAACGCCTGGATCAATGGGTCCGGGGCGCTGACGGTCGACCGCCTCCGGGGCCTCAGCTTCGACCTCGCCATCCAGGGGGCCGGAGTAGCGACCGTCGACCAGCTCGACGTCGACCAGTTCAAGACCGGCATCTCCGGATCGGGCAGCGTCCGGCTGGCGGGGAAAGTCGCCAAGCTCACCGCGACCATCCGCGGCACATCGACGTTTGACGGCGATGCGCTGCTGGTCAAGGACGCCGTGATCGGGGCCGAAGGTCCCTCAACGGTCCGCGCGACCGTTACCAACTCCGCCAAGGTCGACGCGCTTGGCCTCGCTTCCGTAGCGTTGGCCGGCAAGCCGGCCTGCACGGTCAACGCCAAGGGTTCGGCCACCGTAACCGGCTGCAAGGACTAGCCAAGGCCGCCTAGACCAGCGCCAGGGCCGCCAGCTTGCCGTAGAGCCGTGGCGGCAAATCGCCGAGGCCGGTTCCGTCATCCTCGCCATTGGGCGCATCGGCATCGTCCAGATAGCGCCAGCCCTGGTGCGCGCGCTTTGGCCTGGGCGGCACCAGCACCAGATCGGCCGAGCAGACGATGTCGATCCGTCCATCGCTTCGATCCTCCAGACGCAGGATCGCCTGCCGGGCGATTATCCGGTGCTTGACGATCCAGTGCAGGCAGCCGCCGATCAGCTCATCGCCGCGCTTGGGCCGCATCCTGGTCGGAACGCGCACGACACCGCCGCTGATCCGCCGCGCGATACGGTTCTGAAGCGCCTCTACGCTGGCGCAGCCGACGGCGACCTTGGTGAGATGAAGCGGCACCCGTCCGAGGTGGCGGGAAAGTCCCGCCAGTTCAATAGGCTAGAACCCGGCGACCGTCGCCAGGCCGAGGAAAACGAGGAAGCCCATCGAATCCGTGACCATGGTCACAAACACGGATGAGGCGACTGCCGGATCGGCTCCGGCCCGTTCCAGCCCGAGGGGCACGAGTACGCCCGCCAGCCCCGCGACCAGAATGTTGGTCATCATCGCCGCGGCGATGACGGCGCCCAATGTGCCCGAGCCGAGCACCAAGGTGACGCCAATTCCGATCAGGACAGCGATGGTCAGGCCATTGAGCAGTGCGACCCGAATCTCGCGCCACACCGCACGCCAGTGGTTGGAAGCGGTAAGCTGGTTGGTGGCGATGGCGCGGACGGTAACCGCCAGCGTTTGGGTGCCGGCATTGCCGCCGACGCCGGCGACGATCGGCATCAGTGCGGCAAGGATGGCAAGCCGCTCGATCGCACTTTCGAACTGGCTGATGACCGTCGTCGCAACCAGTGCGGTCAGCAGATTGGCGGCGAGCCAGCGAACCCGCGCCTTGTAGGTGTCGAAGATCGGCTCGTTGATGTCGCCTTCGCCGGCGCCGGACAGCAGAAGGACGTCCTCGCCGGCTTCTTCCTGGATGATGTGGACGATGTCGTCGACCGTGATCATGCCGACCAGCCGATCGCTATGGTCGACCACGGCGGCGGAAATCAGCGCATATTTCTGGAATTTGAGCGCCACTTCTTCCTGGTCCATGTCGACCGGGATCAGCGTCTGTTCGCGCGCCATGATGTCGCTGACCAACGTGGCGCGAGGCGTGCGAAGGATGGTCGACAGCTTGCAGGTACCGACCGGATGGTGGGTCGGGCCGACCACGAACACTTCCCAGAAATCGGTCGGCAGCTCGGCGGTCGAGCGGAGATAGTCGATGACCTGGCCAACCTTCCAATGCTCAGGCACCGCGCACAGCTCGCGCTGCATCAACCGTCCCGCGGATTCCTCCGGGTAGCTGAGCGCTTCTTCGACCGCGGCACGGTCGTCGGGCTCCATCGCGCGCAGAACGGCCCGACGATCGTCATCGTCGAGATCCTCGATCATTGCGACGGCGTCGTCCGTATCGAGCTGGGCGGCGAGGTCGGCGACCTGCTGCGGCTCCATCTCCTCGATGACGTCCTCGCGGACCCAATCGTTGAGCTCGGCATAGACGTCGGCGTCGACGACCCCGGCCAGCGCTTCGATCAGGTCGGCGCGCTCGTCGCCGGGCGCAAGCTCGATCAGGTCGGCAATGTCGGCGGGGTGAAGATCGGCGACCAAGGCGCGCGCCGCCTCATCGTCGCCATCGGCGACAGCGTCGAGCACTTCCCGGACGAATGACGGCCGGAGCCGGTCTTCCTCGTCATGCACGCGATCCTCGACCTGCTCGGAGTCGAGTTCATGCAGTGGGGTAGCGATGTCTTCGCTCTCGCTCATGACTCGCTCCCTCGCCCGATCTGCTGCGTGGCGCCCTCCCTATGCTCCACGGCCCACTGGCGCAACCCGCAGAGCGCGCCTAGATGGCAGCCATATTTCCCTCGATTCCAAGGAAGAGACGATGGCCGAAACGCTAACTTTTACCCTTTCCAGCGGCGGCGACGTCGTCATCAAGCTGCGGCCCGACCTGGCGCCCGGGCATGTCGAGCGGATTGCAGGGCTGGCAAGCGAAGGATTTTATGATGGCGTCGTGTTCCACCGGGTGATCCCCGGCTTCATGGCCCAGGGCGGCGACCCGACCGGGACCGGCACGGGCGGCAGCGACCTCCCCGATCTCCAGGCCGAATTTTCAGACGAGCCGCATGCCCGCGGCACCTGCTCGATGGCGAGGACCAGCAATCCGCACAGCGCCAACAGCCAGTTCTTCATTTGCTTCGACGACGCCGGCTTCCTCGACGGCCAATATACGGTGTGGGGCGAGGTCGCGAGCGGGATGGAGCATGTCGATGCCTTGCCCGTCGGCGAGCCGCCGCGCGAGCCCGGCAAGATCGTCAAGGCGACGGTTGCCTAACCGATGACGCCAATCGCGCTGATCACCGGCGCCTCCGCCGGGCTTGGGGTCGATTTCGCCCGCCAGCTTGCGGCCAAGGGCCGCCGGCTGGTGCTGGTGGCGCGGCGCAAGGATCGGCTCGATGCGCTGGCGGCGGAGCTCGGCAATGCCCGGGCGGTTGAAATGGACCTGGGCGAGGAAGGCGCGGCCGACAGGCTGATGGCCGATTTGGCCGAGCATGACGAGCAGGTCGACTTGCTCGTCAACAACGCCGGGTTCGGCCTGGCCGGGCGCTTCACCGAACTTGATGGCAAGCGGCAGCGGCAGATGATCGATCTGAACTGCGGAGCATTGACGGAGCTGGCCCATGCGGTCCTGCCTGGAATGATCCAGCGCAAGTCAGGTGCGATCCTCAACGTCGCCTCGACCGCCGCATTCCAGCCCGGGCCCGGCATGGCGGTTTACTTCGCGACCAAGGCGTTCGTCCTGGCGTTCAGCGAGGCGCTGCACGAGGAGGTGCAAGGCCATGGGGTCAGGGTCAGCGCGCTGTGCCCCGGCCCAACCGCAACGGAATTCGGCGCGGTTGCCGGCTTCGGCAGGCCACTGCCCGACATGATCTTCGCCGACTCCCCGTCGGTGGTCGCCGCCGGACTAAAAGGCATTGAGGCCGGGCGGGCGATCGTCATTCCTGGATTGATGAACAAGTCCACTGCCCAGGCGCATCGCTTCTTCCCGCGCAGCTGGGTCAGGAAGGCTGCGGGGATGCTGAAGCCGTAGCAGGTGCCCGGCTGCCGATCCGAGCTTCGATGATGTCGATGATGTGCTGGTGCCGCGGGTTTTCGCGAAGGGCATCCAGGTCCGGGTCGTGGAGCATCCAGTCGCGGTTTTCCACGCCCGAATGGGTGGCCCATTGCTCAAGGAAATCGAAGGCTTTGTCGACTTCGCCGAGCTGCGCATAGACGCAGGCAGCGTTATATTTGATATGCGGGTCGTCAGGGTCGATCGCCAGGGCTCGCTCGATCCAGCGCCGGGCCTGGTCCACCTCACCGATCGCCGCCAGCGCGGTCGCACCAAGCTGCGCCGGACGAGAGCTTTCCGGATATTTTTGCAACGCTTCCTCGGCCCGCTTCACCCCCATCCGGACATAGGGCACGCCCTCGTCGGCGCGGCCCAGTGCGCGCAACGATCCTTCGAGCAGGAACGGGGCCTGGAAATCGTCAGGCTGAACTTCCGTGGCGCGCATGAAATAGCGCAGCGAGCGGTCATACTCGCCAATGCTCATCCAATGTCGTCCGTAGAAAAGATTGGCTTCGAAATTATTGGGATCGATCTCAAGCGCTCGCTCGAACGCGGCTTCGGCCTCAGGACGACGGCCAACGACGTTCAGCGCTTCCCCAAGCGCCGCATGGGCCTCGGCGAGATCGGGCGCGAGCTCCATTGCCTTGCAGGCGGTGGCGACAATTTCGTCCATTGACGATGGCACACCGAACCAGCTGGCAAGCCGGACTTGCGTCAAGGACAGCCAGGCATAGGCACGGGCGTAACCTGGATCGAGATCGATCGCCTGGCAGAACATCTGCCGGGCCAGTCCCAGGAACCAGCGGGTGCAATTATGAAAATATTGGCGGCCGCGAAGATAGTAAGTGTAGGCTTCGACATTCCTGGTCGGAGCCTGGCCCAGGGCTTCCATCTCCTCCGGGAACAGCCTGACCTTTAGCTGGTCGACGATGGCCTTGGTGATTTCGTCCTGGATCACGAAAATGTCGGTCAGTTCGCGGTCGTAGCGATCGGCCCACAGATGGCCGCCGCTGGGCCCGTCGATCAGCTGGGCGGTAACGCGGACCTTTTGCCCGGCCTTGCGGACGCTTCCTTCCAGCAGGAATTTCACGCCAAGTTCCGATGCCACCTTCGGCAGCTGCAGGAACATGCCCTTGTAAGTGAAGCTGGTGTTGCGCCCGACCACGAACAGGTTTGAAATCTTGCTGAGGTCGGTGATGATGTCCTCGGCAATGCCATCGGAAAAATATTCCTGCTCCGGATCGCCGCTCATGTTGGTGAAGGGCAGGATGGCGATCGACGGCTTGTCCGACATCATCATCGGACCTTCCGCCGACATCGGGTCGGGAGCGCCGGGTTCAAGCACCACGTCATAGACCCTCACCGGCTCCGCGATATTCTTGAGCAGCTGGTCGCCCTTGTCGCGAAACAGAAGGTCGAGCTTGTTGCCGACATGGTCGCGAACCGACTGGGAAACGGCGATCCCGCCCGGCCTGGCAACACCTTCAAGACGCGCGGCGATATTGACTCCATCGCCGAACAGATCGTCGTCGCGGACGATGACGTCGCCCAGGTTGATGCCGATCCGGAGCTGGATGCGCCGATCGTCGGGGATGTCGCGGTTGCGAATTCGCATCCCGCGCTGGATGGCGGACGCGCATTCGACCGCTCCGACCACGCTTGGAAATTCGGCAAGTATGCCGTCGCCGGTCAGCTTGACGATCCGTCCGCGGCTTGCGGCGACTTCCGGTTCGATCAATTCGCGCTGGTGCCCTTCCAGGCTCCGCAGAGTGCCGACCTCGTTCGCGCCCATCAGCCGGCTATAGCCGACGACGTCGGCGGCAAGGATGGCGGTGAGGCGACGTTCAAGCAATATCCTGCCCCTGCAACCCGTACGCCGTATCACACCGCCGTGCAGCGGCGCCACGTCCTATATGATCTGTTCGCACCTGCGAATTCGCACTTGCGAGAATCATTGTGCAGTGCGATAAAGATCATGCCTTACGAGGCATCCTCTCCTGATACCTTCCGGCCGGGCGGCGACGCCCGGCCTTTTTTTCTTGTCATTTCGCCCCCAGATTGAACCTCAATGCCCTGCCGCCGTTCCTATGGCTGCAATTGGGTCCCATCAAAGTAGTGCTTTGGCGGGTGCCCGATGTGGGGCGAGTTCCGGCAGTAGCGGAGAGGTTTTACATGGCGACAGTCGATACTCTGGTCCGGCGCGTGCAGGTCGCCAACCTGCCACCAGCGGATAGCGGGCGGGGCGTGGCGCGGCTGCCGGTCAAGCTGATGAAAGAGCTGGGCCTGGCCGAAGGCGATGTGATTGAAATCATCGGCAAGCGCTCGACCGCCGCCCGAGCCATCCGCCCCTATGGGGAGGATGACGGAATTGACATTATCCGCCTGGACGGTTTGCAGCGCGCCAATGCCGGTGTCGGGTCCGGCGATTATGTCGAGGTCAACAAGGCCGTCAGCAAGCCGGCGACGAAGGTCACCTTCGCTCCGGCGCAAAACAATATTCGGCTGCAGGGATCGGCGGAGGCGCTGAAGCGCAGTTTCGATGGCAGGCCCTTCTGCGCGGGCGATACGGTCGCCACCGCGGGCCATCAGCGGGTCAACGCCGACATGCCCGAGCATATCAGGCAGCTGATCAACGCACCCGCCTTCGCCTTGCAGGAAGTCCGCCTGACGGTCGTATCGACGACGCCGCGGGGAATCGTCCACATCGACGAGAACACCCAGGTCGAGCTGCTGCCCGAATTCACCGAACGCAAGGACGGCGAACGCCGCGCCGACGTCACCTATGACGATCTTGGCGGCATGATCGACACGATCGACCAGCTGCGCGAGATGGTCGAGCTGCCGCTCCGTCATCCCGAACTGTTCCAGCGCCTGGGAGTCGATCCGCCCAAGGGTGTGCTGCTGCATGGCCCGCCCGGGACCGGCAAGACGCTGCTTGCCAGGGCGGTTGCCAATGAAAGCGACGCCCAATTCTTTCACATTGCCGGCCCCGAAATCATGGGATCGGCCTATGGCGAATCCGAAAAGAAGCTGCGCGAACTGTTCGAGCAGGCGTCGCAGAACGCGCCGTCGATCATCTTCATCGACGAGATCGATTCGATCGCACCCAAGCGCGACCAGGTCAGCGGAGAGGCCGAAAAACGGCTGGTCGCCCAGCTTCTGACGCTGCTCGACGGGATCGAACCCCGGCAGAATCTGGTGGTCATCGCCGCAACCAACCGGCCCGAGGCGATCGACGAGGCGTTGCGCCGCCCCGGCCGCTTCGACCGTGAGATCGTCGTCGGCGTTCCCGACGAACGAGGCCGGCGCGAGATTCTCGGCATCCACACGCGCGGCATGCCTTTGTCCGAAAGCGTCAACCTGGATGAATTGGCGCGCCGGACCTACGGTTTCGTCGGCGCCGACCTGGCCGCGCTGACCCGCGAGGCGGCGCTTGAGACGGTTCGCCGGATCCTGCCCAAGCTCAACCTGTCCGAGCAGACCATCCCGACCGAAGTGCTCGATTCACTATCGGTCGAGCCGCACGACTTCGACAATGCGCTGAAGAGGGTCCAGCCGTCGGCGATGCGCGAAGTGATGGTGCAGGTCCCGAACATCGGCTGGGATGACGTTGGCGGGCTCGACGAGGCGCGCGACAAGCTGCGCGAGGGCGTCGAACTGCCGCTCAAGCATCCCGAGGCCTTCAAGCGCCTGGGCATTCGCCCGGCCAAGGGCTTCCTGCTCTATGGCCCGCCGGGCACCGGCAAGACCATGCTGGCAAAGGCGGCGGCGCGCGAAAGCGAGGCCAATTTCATCGCCACCAAGTCAAGCGACCTCCTTTCGAAATGGTACGGCGAAAGCGAGCAGCAGATCGCCCGCCTGTTCGCCCGGGCAAGGCAGGTCGCGCCGACGGTGATCTTCATCGATGAGCTGGACAGCCTGGTCCCGGCACGTGGCGGCGGGCTGGGCGAGCCGCAGGTGACCGAGCGGGTGGTCAACACCATCCTGGCCGAAATGGACGGGCTGGAGGAACTCAACAACGTCGTGCTGATCGGAGCGACCAACCGGCCGAACCTGATCGACCCGGCATTGCTCAGGCCCGGCCGGCTAGACGAGCTGATCTATGTCGGAACGCCGGATACCGCCGGACGGCGGCGGATCCTGGCGATCCATACCAAGGGCATGCCGCTCGACAAGAATGTCGACCTGGAGAGCCTGGCCCAACGGACCGAACGCTTTACCGGCGCCGACCTCGAAGATCTGGTCCGCCGGGCCGGCCTAACGGCGCTTCGGCGCGGGCTCGATAGCGCCAAGGTGACCATGGCCGACTTCGAGACTGCGTTGAAGGAGACCCGCGCCTCGGTCACCGAGGAGATGCTGAGCGATTATGCCCGTATCCAGGAGACGCTGAAGTCCGATGCCGTCAGGCCGACTGGCGGAATCGGCTTTGTCCTGCCGGGGATGCTCCGA encodes:
- a CDS encoding DUF1489 family protein, whose amino-acid sequence is MPLHLTKVAVGCASVEALQNRIARRISGGVVRVPTRMRPKRGDELIGGCLHWIVKHRIIARQAILRLEDRSDGRIDIVCSADLVLVPPRPKRAHQGWRYLDDADAPNGEDDGTGLGDLPPRLYGKLAALALV
- a CDS encoding GIN domain-containing protein, with the translated sequence MIDRLPILALLALASLPAPSAVRAATPATRNYSVTSFDRIRIDGPYKVELKTNVSPYARATGSPLSLDGLSIGVEGRTLIVRQGSGGWGGYSGENRGPVTIAVGTPDLRNAWINGSGALTVDRLRGLSFDLAIQGAGVATVDQLDVDQFKTGISGSGSVRLAGKVAKLTATIRGTSTFDGDALLVKDAVIGAEGPSTVRATVTNSAKVDALGLASVALAGKPACTVNAKGSATVTGCKD
- a CDS encoding SDR family NAD(P)-dependent oxidoreductase, which codes for MTPIALITGASAGLGVDFARQLAAKGRRLVLVARRKDRLDALAAELGNARAVEMDLGEEGAADRLMADLAEHDEQVDLLVNNAGFGLAGRFTELDGKRQRQMIDLNCGALTELAHAVLPGMIQRKSGAILNVASTAAFQPGPGMAVYFATKAFVLAFSEALHEEVQGHGVRVSALCPGPTATEFGAVAGFGRPLPDMIFADSPSVVAAGLKGIEAGRAIVIPGLMNKSTAQAHRFFPRSWVRKAAGMLKP
- a CDS encoding peptidylprolyl isomerase, with the protein product MAETLTFTLSSGGDVVIKLRPDLAPGHVERIAGLASEGFYDGVVFHRVIPGFMAQGGDPTGTGTGGSDLPDLQAEFSDEPHARGTCSMARTSNPHSANSQFFICFDDAGFLDGQYTVWGEVASGMEHVDALPVGEPPREPGKIVKATVA
- a CDS encoding adenylate/guanylate cyclase domain-containing protein → MLERRLTAILAADVVGYSRLMGANEVGTLRSLEGHQRELIEPEVAASRGRIVKLTGDGILAEFPSVVGAVECASAIQRGMRIRNRDIPDDRRIQLRIGINLGDVIVRDDDLFGDGVNIAARLEGVARPGGIAVSQSVRDHVGNKLDLLFRDKGDQLLKNIAEPVRVYDVVLEPGAPDPMSAEGPMMMSDKPSIAILPFTNMSGDPEQEYFSDGIAEDIITDLSKISNLFVVGRNTSFTYKGMFLQLPKVASELGVKFLLEGSVRKAGQKVRVTAQLIDGPSGGHLWADRYDRELTDIFVIQDEITKAIVDQLKVRLFPEEMEALGQAPTRNVEAYTYYLRGRQYFHNCTRWFLGLARQMFCQAIDLDPGYARAYAWLSLTQVRLASWFGVPSSMDEIVATACKAMELAPDLAEAHAALGEALNVVGRRPEAEAAFERALEIDPNNFEANLFYGRHWMSIGEYDRSLRYFMRATEVQPDDFQAPFLLEGSLRALGRADEGVPYVRMGVKRAEEALQKYPESSRPAQLGATALAAIGEVDQARRWIERALAIDPDDPHIKYNAACVYAQLGEVDKAFDFLEQWATHSGVENRDWMLHDPDLDALRENPRHQHIIDIIEARIGSRAPATASASPQPS
- a CDS encoding CDC48 family AAA ATPase; this encodes MATVDTLVRRVQVANLPPADSGRGVARLPVKLMKELGLAEGDVIEIIGKRSTAARAIRPYGEDDGIDIIRLDGLQRANAGVGSGDYVEVNKAVSKPATKVTFAPAQNNIRLQGSAEALKRSFDGRPFCAGDTVATAGHQRVNADMPEHIRQLINAPAFALQEVRLTVVSTTPRGIVHIDENTQVELLPEFTERKDGERRADVTYDDLGGMIDTIDQLREMVELPLRHPELFQRLGVDPPKGVLLHGPPGTGKTLLARAVANESDAQFFHIAGPEIMGSAYGESEKKLRELFEQASQNAPSIIFIDEIDSIAPKRDQVSGEAEKRLVAQLLTLLDGIEPRQNLVVIAATNRPEAIDEALRRPGRFDREIVVGVPDERGRREILGIHTRGMPLSESVNLDELARRTYGFVGADLAALTREAALETVRRILPKLNLSEQTIPTEVLDSLSVEPHDFDNALKRVQPSAMREVMVQVPNIGWDDVGGLDEARDKLREGVELPLKHPEAFKRLGIRPAKGFLLYGPPGTGKTMLAKAAARESEANFIATKSSDLLSKWYGESEQQIARLFARARQVAPTVIFIDELDSLVPARGGGLGEPQVTERVVNTILAEMDGLEELNNVVLIGATNRPNLIDPALLRPGRLDELIYVGTPDTAGRRRILAIHTKGMPLDKNVDLESLAQRTERFTGADLEDLVRRAGLTALRRGLDSAKVTMADFETALKETRASVTEEMLSDYARIQETLKSDAVRPTGGIGFVLPGMLRPRGPGKPGSGGGGEPPAAP
- a CDS encoding head GIN domain-containing protein, encoding MNRRFVTAGAVALLAGACHVGSKAESREAGPEVSRTYQVGAFDKLAVSGPYEVNVVSGGQGAISAKGGANLLDETEVVVENGTLKIRPKKRNGIHFNWHNGKAVFTVNAAALHGAAIAGSGGVTIDKVAGDFDGDVAGSGDLKLASIAGGKIKLAIAGSGGIDATGKADAVHLSIAGSGDIRAGGLSSRTADVSIAGSGNIAAHASESADVSIMGSGDVDIGGGAKCKVSKAGSGNVSCS
- the mgtE gene encoding magnesium transporter → MSESEDIATPLHELDSEQVEDRVHDEEDRLRPSFVREVLDAVADGDDEAARALVADLHPADIADLIELAPGDERADLIEALAGVVDADVYAELNDWVREDVIEEMEPQQVADLAAQLDTDDAVAMIEDLDDDDRRAVLRAMEPDDRAAVEEALSYPEESAGRLMQRELCAVPEHWKVGQVIDYLRSTAELPTDFWEVFVVGPTHHPVGTCKLSTILRTPRATLVSDIMAREQTLIPVDMDQEEVALKFQKYALISAAVVDHSDRLVGMITVDDIVHIIQEEAGEDVLLLSGAGEGDINEPIFDTYKARVRWLAANLLTALVATTVISQFESAIERLAILAALMPIVAGVGGNAGTQTLAVTVRAIATNQLTASNHWRAVWREIRVALLNGLTIAVLIGIGVTLVLGSGTLGAVIAAAMMTNILVAGLAGVLVPLGLERAGADPAVASSVFVTMVTDSMGFLVFLGLATVAGF
- a CDS encoding retroviral-like aspartic protease family protein; this translates as MPRGRLVMALGLILSVVAGDVSATAQQTPGSHKPKHIEPGKMPPLPPAVIDDELAIGGDDINAKKVSTRMTVEVMVNGQGPYHFLVDSGADTSVVGLKIARDLQLKAGTPLVLNGMTATSIVDSVVVDELALGQSRVHDLEVPVLREEDLGGQGMLGIDSLINQRLMMDFEKLVIKVEDAHEPAQVLDGEIVVTARRQRGQLILTEVTAVKLPIEAVIDTGSEITIGNVALRDKLIRRNRDKFFTVATTGVTGVTVNLEMARIAELKLGGITLRNVPIAFADVPPFKVFGLHKEPALLLGTDLLETFRRVSLDFRARKVRFQLRKCGSSGVEVTTAPTSAFMRVSSGDNGAVCRR